A region of Nitrospinota bacterium DNA encodes the following proteins:
- a CDS encoding nuclear transport factor 2 family protein, translated as MDQAIKDEVWATIQYMNRLWTVENRPEELANYFHEKMVAITATDKLRVEGRAACVAGWKGFVEAAKIHYWKEIDPKVEFFGDGIFAIVTYYFDMSFDMGGATINMSGRDMFALVKEDGKWWVVADQFSPMPH; from the coding sequence ATGGATCAAGCCATAAAAGATGAAGTGTGGGCCACCATTCAATACATGAATCGTCTGTGGACAGTAGAAAACAGGCCAGAAGAGCTTGCGAATTACTTCCACGAAAAAATGGTGGCAATAACCGCAACGGATAAACTCCGCGTCGAAGGCCGCGCGGCTTGCGTGGCTGGCTGGAAAGGTTTTGTGGAAGCCGCCAAGATCCATTATTGGAAAGAAATTGATCCCAAAGTGGAATTTTTCGGCGATGGCATTTTCGCCATCGTCACCTATTACTTCGACATGTCTTTCGACATGGGCGGAGCCACTATTAACATGAGCGGGCGCGACATGTTCGCGCTGGTGAAAGAGGATGGCAAATGGTGGGTGGTGGCGGACCAATTCTCGCCGATGCCACACTAA
- a CDS encoding pathogenicity locus, whose translation MDPREKARELMTIPGVGKTIAGDLLEIGIQHVRDLKGKDHEELYAHMCARAGTRVDRCMLYVMRCAVYYASNTKHKPELLKWWNWKDR comes from the coding sequence ATGGATCCGCGGGAAAAAGCCAGGGAGCTGATGACCATCCCCGGTGTGGGCAAAACCATCGCCGGGGATTTGCTGGAAATCGGCATACAGCATGTGCGGGACTTAAAGGGCAAAGACCATGAAGAGCTGTATGCCCATATGTGCGCCAGGGCTGGAACCCGTGTGGACCGGTGCATGCTTTACGTCATGCGTTGCGCGGTTTATTACGCCTCGAACACAAAGCATAAACCGGAGTTGTTGAAATGGTGGAACTGGAAGGACCGTTAG